The following proteins are encoded in a genomic region of Pseudomonas saponiphila:
- a CDS encoding GGDEF domain-containing protein, whose amino-acid sequence MTHNAIQSLLFKRFSIAAGTYGLILLLFWLAVLTGHYRASISSALLGSALVVASQGVLYWVFTSGRNLRFADPSLTEVQVVLGIAWQTWLIAHLDQARSAFLVFYILPLLFGLFHLSRRAYLRCAALIFFCFAGVNLWDGFRFVLEDPQLAALQVCVLLVMLVWMCLYAAYVQASRSRMRQRRFALQAHQDTLRGMMRQLEDLVATDELTGLFNRRHFLRNASRELQAMDQEQVHGLALIDLDHFKRINDLHGHAAGDQVLQAFAGVASACLRDGDVLARYGGEEFVVLLPECDAERLTSCCERLRLAFMEVQLVGLNVRDLSLSAGMTLLQAGDDLDMALQRADQALYRAKRDGRNRCSAAWENLDA is encoded by the coding sequence TTGACCCATAACGCCATCCAGAGCTTGTTGTTCAAGCGCTTCAGCATTGCCGCTGGCACGTACGGACTGATCCTGCTGCTGTTCTGGCTGGCGGTTCTTACGGGGCACTATCGCGCCTCCATCAGCAGTGCACTGTTGGGCAGCGCATTGGTGGTGGCCAGCCAGGGGGTGCTGTACTGGGTCTTCACCAGTGGGCGCAACCTGCGCTTTGCCGACCCCAGCCTGACCGAGGTCCAGGTGGTGTTGGGCATTGCCTGGCAGACCTGGCTGATTGCCCATCTGGATCAGGCCCGCAGCGCTTTCCTGGTGTTCTATATCCTGCCGCTGCTGTTCGGTCTGTTTCATTTGTCCCGGCGTGCCTACCTGCGCTGCGCGGCGCTGATCTTCTTCTGCTTTGCCGGGGTCAATCTGTGGGACGGTTTTCGTTTTGTCCTCGAGGACCCGCAACTGGCGGCGCTGCAAGTCTGTGTGTTGCTGGTGATGCTGGTGTGGATGTGCCTGTACGCCGCCTATGTGCAAGCTTCGCGCTCACGCATGCGGCAGCGGCGTTTTGCCTTGCAGGCCCACCAGGACACGCTGCGGGGAATGATGCGGCAACTGGAGGACTTGGTGGCCACCGACGAACTCACCGGCCTGTTTAACCGCCGGCACTTCCTGCGCAACGCCAGCCGTGAACTGCAGGCCATGGACCAGGAGCAGGTGCATGGGTTGGCGCTGATCGATCTGGATCATTTCAAGCGCATCAACGATCTGCACGGTCATGCGGCGGGGGATCAGGTGTTGCAGGCGTTCGCCGGGGTGGCCAGCGCCTGCCTGCGGGACGGCGATGTACTGGCACGCTACGGCGGTGAGGAGTTCGTGGTCCTGCTGCCCGAGTGTGATGCCGAGCGCCTGACCTCCTGCTGTGAACGGCTGCGCCTGGCCTTCATGGAGGTGCAACTGGTGGGCTTGAATGTGCGTGACCTGAGCCTGTCCGCGGGGATGACCCTGCTGCAGGCCGGCGATGACCTGGACATGGCGCTGCAACGGGCCGACCAGGCGCTGTACCGGGCCAAGCGCGATGGTCGCAATCGTTGCTCGGCGGCCTGGGAAAACCTCGATGCCTGA
- a CDS encoding iron-sulfur-binding ferredoxin reductase, with translation MPELTVGSRRWSVAPASNLLDALNQAGVAVPYSCRAGSCHACLVQCVQGLPSDSRPDALSDEQRRRGWRLACQCQVVEDLQVETFDPQRDGQPARVIGLDWLSPSVLRLRLQPERPLRYRAGQHLVLWTATQVARPYSLASLPEEDRFLEFHLDCRHPGQFSDAARQLQVGDTLSLGELRGGALHYDPDWQQRPLWLLAAGTGLAPLFGILREALRQDHQGPIRLIHLAHDSSEHYLAKPLAALAANRPQLSVELWQGAELTAALAQLRLVSRQTLALLCGHPDSVEAFARRLYLAGLPRNQLLADVFLPRG, from the coding sequence ATGCCTGAATTGACCGTCGGTAGCCGGCGCTGGTCGGTGGCGCCGGCCAGCAATCTGCTGGATGCCTTGAACCAGGCCGGTGTGGCGGTGCCCTACAGCTGCCGCGCCGGCAGTTGTCACGCGTGCCTGGTGCAGTGTGTCCAGGGACTGCCCAGCGACAGTCGGCCGGATGCCCTGAGCGATGAGCAGCGCCGTCGCGGCTGGCGCCTGGCCTGTCAGTGCCAGGTGGTGGAGGATCTGCAGGTCGAGACGTTCGATCCGCAGCGCGATGGCCAGCCGGCCAGGGTGATCGGGCTGGACTGGCTGTCTCCCTCGGTCCTGCGTCTGCGCCTGCAACCTGAGCGGCCGTTGCGTTACCGCGCCGGCCAGCATCTGGTGTTGTGGACGGCCACTCAGGTAGCCCGGCCATACTCCCTGGCCAGCCTGCCGGAAGAAGATCGCTTTCTGGAGTTTCACCTGGACTGCCGGCACCCGGGGCAATTCAGCGATGCGGCGCGCCAGCTGCAGGTGGGCGATACCCTCTCGTTGGGCGAGTTGCGCGGTGGCGCCTTGCACTACGACCCGGACTGGCAGCAACGGCCCCTCTGGCTGTTGGCGGCGGGCACCGGGCTGGCGCCACTGTTTGGCATTTTGCGCGAGGCCTTGCGGCAGGATCACCAAGGCCCTATCCGTCTCATTCACCTGGCCCATGACAGTTCCGAGCATTACCTGGCCAAACCCTTGGCTGCGCTGGCGGCGAACCGCCCGCAACTGAGTGTCGAGCTGTGGCAGGGGGCTGAGCTGACGGCGGCTTTGGCGCAACTGCGGCTTGTTTCACGGCAAACCCTGGCCTTACTCTGCGGGCACCCCGACAGCGTCGAAGCCTTTGCCCGGCGTCTGTACCTGGCGGGGTTGCCGCGCAATCAACTGCTGGCCGATGTGTTCCTGCCCCGTGGTTGA
- a CDS encoding enoyl-CoA hydratase-related protein: MTDAIELHREGGLLTLRLNRPDKKNALTRAMYSRLAQALAEADADPQINALLICGSSECFTAGNDIADFLEQPPKDLDSPVFQFMRNLLDCRKPVVAAVAGAAVGIGTTLLLHCDLVYVSRDARLRMPFVNLGLCPEFGSSLILPRLLGRAKAAELLLLGEGFSGEQAAAWGIATAALGDGAATLAKAREAALRFSQLAPDAVQVSKRLMRAPDLELLRQVIEQEGVEFTRRLQSPEAIAALSGFLAKA; the protein is encoded by the coding sequence ATGACCGATGCCATCGAGCTGCACCGCGAAGGTGGGCTGCTGACCCTGCGCTTGAACCGCCCCGACAAGAAAAACGCCCTGACTCGTGCCATGTACAGTCGCCTGGCCCAAGCCCTGGCCGAGGCGGACGCCGATCCGCAAATCAATGCCTTGCTGATCTGCGGCAGCAGCGAATGCTTTACCGCCGGCAACGACATCGCCGACTTCCTGGAGCAGCCCCCCAAGGACCTCGACAGCCCGGTGTTCCAGTTCATGCGCAACCTGCTCGATTGCCGCAAGCCGGTGGTGGCTGCGGTCGCGGGGGCGGCGGTGGGCATTGGTACCACCTTGCTGCTGCATTGCGATCTGGTCTATGTCAGTCGTGACGCGCGCTTGCGCATGCCGTTCGTCAACCTTGGGCTGTGTCCGGAGTTCGGTTCGAGCCTTATCCTGCCGCGCCTGCTGGGGCGGGCCAAGGCCGCCGAGTTGCTGCTGCTCGGCGAAGGCTTCAGTGGTGAACAGGCTGCAGCCTGGGGCATTGCCACCGCGGCTTTGGGCGATGGCGCAGCGACCTTGGCCAAGGCCCGGGAAGCGGCCTTGCGTTTCAGTCAGCTGGCGCCCGACGCGGTGCAGGTCAGCAAGCGTCTGATGCGGGCGCCGGACCTTGAGCTATTGCGCCAGGTCATCGAGCAGGAAGGGGTGGAATTCACTCGGCGCCTGCAGTCGCCGGAAGCGATTGCCGCGTTGTCCGGGTTTCTCGCCAAGGCTTGA
- the pyk gene encoding pyruvate kinase yields the protein MSVRRTKIVATLGPASNSPEVLEQLILAGLDVARLNFSHGTPDEHKARAQLVRDLAAKHGRFVAILGDLQGPKIRIAKFANKRIELKIGDKFTFSTVHPLTEGTQDIVGIDYPDLVKDCGVNDELLLDDGRVVMRVETATATELHCVVTVGGPLSDHKGINRRGGGLTAPALTEKDKADIKLAAEMQVDYLAVSFPRDAADMEYARKLRDESGGTAWLVAKIERAEAVADDETLDGLINASDAVMVARGDLGVEIGDAELVGIQKKIILHARRHNKAVIVATQMMESMIQNPMPTRAEVSDVANAVLDYTDAVMLSAESAAGAYPLEAVQAMARICVGAEKHPTSKTSSHRMGKVFESCDQSIALAAMYTANHFPGVKAIIALTESGYTPLIMSRIRSSVPIYAYSPHRETQARAAMFRGVYTIPFDPASLPPEQVSQAAIDELLKRGVVEKGDWVILTKGDSYHTTGGTNGMKILHVGDPMV from the coding sequence ATGTCCGTTCGTCGTACCAAAATCGTTGCCACCCTTGGCCCGGCCAGTAACTCGCCGGAAGTTCTCGAACAGTTGATTCTTGCAGGCCTGGATGTCGCCCGCCTGAACTTCTCCCACGGCACGCCGGACGAGCACAAGGCTCGCGCCCAACTGGTCCGCGACCTGGCAGCCAAGCACGGCCGCTTCGTGGCCATCCTCGGCGACCTGCAAGGCCCGAAGATCCGTATCGCCAAATTTGCCAACAAGCGCATTGAACTGAAGATCGGTGACAAGTTCACCTTCTCCACCGTGCACCCGCTGACCGAGGGCACCCAGGACATCGTCGGCATCGACTACCCGGACCTGGTCAAGGATTGCGGCGTCAATGACGAACTGCTGCTGGACGATGGCCGCGTGGTAATGCGCGTGGAAACCGCCACCGCCACCGAGCTGCACTGCGTGGTGACCGTCGGTGGCCCGCTGTCCGACCACAAAGGCATCAACCGTCGTGGTGGCGGCCTGACCGCTCCAGCCCTGACCGAAAAAGACAAGGCCGACATCAAGCTCGCCGCCGAAATGCAGGTCGACTACCTGGCCGTGTCCTTCCCACGTGACGCCGCTGATATGGAATACGCGCGCAAACTGCGTGACGAATCCGGTGGCACCGCCTGGCTGGTGGCGAAGATCGAACGCGCCGAAGCCGTGGCCGACGACGAAACCCTCGACGGCCTGATCAACGCCAGCGACGCGGTGATGGTGGCCCGTGGCGACCTGGGCGTGGAAATCGGCGACGCCGAGCTGGTGGGCATCCAGAAGAAAATCATTCTTCACGCCCGTCGCCACAACAAGGCAGTGATCGTCGCGACCCAGATGATGGAGTCGATGATCCAGAACCCGATGCCGACCCGCGCCGAAGTGTCCGACGTGGCCAACGCCGTGCTCGACTACACCGATGCGGTGATGCTCTCGGCGGAAAGCGCCGCCGGCGCCTACCCACTGGAAGCGGTGCAGGCCATGGCGCGGATCTGTGTCGGTGCGGAAAAGCACCCCACCAGCAAGACCTCCAGCCACCGCATGGGCAAGGTGTTCGAAAGCTGCGACCAGAGCATCGCCCTGGCCGCCATGTACACCGCCAACCACTTCCCCGGCGTCAAGGCGATCATCGCTCTGACCGAAAGTGGCTACACCCCGTTGATCATGTCGCGTATCCGTTCTTCGGTGCCGATCTACGCCTACTCCCCGCACCGTGAAACCCAGGCCCGCGCGGCCATGTTCCGGGGCGTCTACACCATCCCGTTCGACCCGGCCTCCCTGCCGCCCGAGCAGGTCAGCCAGGCGGCGATCGATGAGCTGCTCAAGCGCGGCGTAGTGGAGAAAGGCGACTGGGTGATCCTCACCAAGGGCGACAGCTACCACACCACCGGTGGCACCAACGGCATGAAGATCCTGCACGTCGGCGACCCGATGGTCTGA
- a CDS encoding PilZ domain-containing protein: MFTEPRIERHQLPSYLRVFNRFTDKPVGFLGNISADGLMLISSLPMLIGAAFELRIKVPGGDGQLQFIDFSAWCLWCREDLTPHQYDSGFSLLRANDGFAELQQALRHYFSFHPLQTSA, encoded by the coding sequence ATGTTCACTGAACCGCGGATCGAGCGGCATCAACTGCCGTCCTACTTGAGAGTCTTCAATCGGTTTACCGACAAGCCTGTCGGTTTCCTGGGCAACATCTCCGCAGACGGGCTGATGCTGATCAGCTCGTTGCCGATGCTGATCGGCGCCGCGTTCGAGTTGCGGATCAAAGTCCCCGGCGGTGATGGACAACTGCAGTTCATCGACTTCAGCGCCTGGTGCCTGTGGTGCCGCGAGGACCTGACCCCACACCAGTACGACAGCGGCTTCAGCCTGTTGCGAGCGAACGACGGCTTCGCCGAACTGCAGCAGGCCCTACGGCACTACTTCAGCTTTCACCCCTTGCAGACATCGGCCTGA
- a CDS encoding DUF58 domain-containing protein, which yields MKPTRLLLIWLGTLTGLDLLLGAMRALGIQAMPRLDSIAWGLLLALVLLALLDALRLSRLASPEVRRQLPGSLPLGRWSDVQLEIRHPYGQALHVQLFDHPPQGLSFEHLPQSVSLEPGQVSKVGYSVRPLQRGHFDFDQCEVALPSPLGLWSARRLLKVHGSTRVYPDFARLYGAQLLAVDNWLSQLGVRQLQRRGLGLEFNQLREFREGDSLRQIDWKATARQRTPIAREYQDERDQQIIFMLDCGRRMRSQDDELAHFDHALNASLLLSYVALRQGDAVGLYAFAGERSRYVAPIKGQAHLNVLLNGVYDLHTSQRPADYQAAASELLARQKRRALVVLVTNLRDEDDEELLTAVKRIGRQHRVLVASLREEVLDQLRQNPVQTLPEALLYSSAVNYLNGRAELHERLSAHGIALLDARPGELGADLVSRYLSWKKAGSL from the coding sequence ATGAAACCGACCCGTCTGTTGCTCATCTGGCTGGGTACTCTGACCGGCCTGGACCTGCTCCTGGGCGCCATGCGCGCGCTGGGCATCCAGGCCATGCCGCGCCTGGACTCGATCGCCTGGGGACTGTTGCTGGCGCTGGTGCTGCTGGCCCTGCTCGATGCCCTGCGCCTGTCGCGCCTGGCCTCGCCCGAGGTCCGGCGCCAGTTGCCCGGCAGCCTGCCCCTGGGGCGCTGGAGCGACGTGCAGTTGGAGATCCGCCATCCCTACGGTCAGGCGCTGCACGTGCAACTGTTCGATCATCCGCCTCAGGGCCTGAGCTTCGAGCATCTGCCGCAATCCGTCAGCCTGGAGCCCGGCCAGGTCAGCAAGGTCGGCTACAGCGTGCGGCCGCTGCAACGGGGGCATTTCGACTTCGACCAGTGTGAGGTGGCGCTGCCCAGCCCTCTGGGCCTGTGGAGCGCCAGGCGTTTGCTCAAGGTGCATGGCAGCACCCGGGTCTATCCGGACTTCGCGCGCCTGTACGGTGCGCAATTGCTGGCGGTGGACAACTGGCTCAGCCAGCTCGGGGTGCGCCAGTTGCAACGTCGGGGGCTGGGCCTGGAGTTCAATCAGCTGCGGGAGTTTCGCGAGGGCGACAGCCTGCGGCAGATCGACTGGAAAGCTACCGCCCGCCAACGCACGCCCATCGCCCGGGAGTATCAGGACGAACGCGACCAGCAGATCATTTTCATGCTCGACTGCGGACGCCGCATGCGCAGCCAGGACGACGAACTGGCGCATTTCGACCATGCCCTCAACGCCAGCCTGCTGCTCAGTTACGTGGCCCTGCGCCAGGGAGATGCCGTAGGCCTGTACGCCTTCGCCGGGGAGCGCTCGCGCTACGTGGCGCCGATCAAGGGGCAGGCCCATCTGAATGTGCTGCTCAACGGCGTCTACGATCTGCACACCAGCCAGCGTCCCGCCGACTACCAGGCCGCCGCCAGCGAGCTGCTGGCACGGCAGAAGCGTCGGGCCCTGGTGGTGCTGGTCACCAATCTGCGGGACGAAGACGATGAGGAACTGCTGACCGCGGTCAAGCGCATCGGTCGCCAGCATCGGGTGCTGGTGGCCAGCCTGCGCGAGGAAGTGCTCGACCAACTGCGCCAGAACCCGGTGCAGACCTTGCCCGAAGCGCTGCTCTACAGCTCGGCAGTGAATTACCTGAACGGTCGCGCCGAACTTCACGAACGACTGAGCGCACACGGCATCGCCCTGCTCGACGCTCGCCCTGGAGAGCTTGGCGCGGATCTGGTCAGCCGTTATCTGAGCTGGAAGAAGGCCGGTAGCCTGTAG
- a CDS encoding AAA family ATPase produces the protein MSEQPVESQDTSEAPPPQEHAVQQRQRASQLAQAVRQELQKVLIGQTAVIDDVLTALIAGGHVLLEGVPGLGKTLLVRALARCFGGDFARIQFTPDLMPSDVTGHAVYDLQSEQFKLRKGPLFTNLLLADEINRAPAKTQAALLEAMQERQVTLEGRALPIAQPFMVLATQNPIEQEGTYPLPEAELDRFMLKLRMDYPDADEELEMVRQVARSTRADMLDVQPLRTVLQAKDVLALQRIASDLPLDDQVLDYAVRLARATRSWPGLSLGAGPRASIALVRGARARALLRGGEFVVPDDIKGCAMAVLRHRVRIAPELDIEGLSVEQVLKQMLEQIPAPRL, from the coding sequence ATGAGCGAACAACCCGTCGAATCCCAAGACACCTCCGAGGCTCCACCGCCCCAGGAGCATGCCGTCCAGCAGCGCCAGCGCGCCAGCCAGCTGGCCCAGGCCGTACGCCAAGAACTGCAGAAAGTGCTGATTGGCCAGACAGCGGTGATCGATGACGTGCTGACCGCCCTGATCGCCGGCGGCCACGTGTTGCTCGAAGGTGTTCCTGGCCTCGGCAAGACCCTGCTGGTGCGGGCCCTGGCCCGTTGTTTCGGCGGTGACTTCGCGCGGATCCAGTTCACCCCGGACCTGATGCCCAGCGATGTCACCGGCCACGCGGTGTACGACCTGCAGAGCGAACAGTTCAAGCTGCGCAAGGGGCCGCTGTTCACCAACCTGCTGCTGGCGGACGAGATCAACCGCGCCCCGGCCAAGACCCAGGCCGCCCTGCTGGAAGCCATGCAGGAACGCCAGGTCACCCTGGAAGGCCGAGCCCTGCCCATTGCCCAGCCGTTCATGGTCCTGGCCACCCAGAACCCCATCGAACAGGAAGGTACCTACCCACTGCCGGAAGCCGAGCTGGACCGTTTCATGCTCAAACTGCGCATGGACTACCCGGATGCCGACGAAGAGCTGGAGATGGTCCGCCAGGTCGCGCGTTCGACCCGCGCCGACATGCTCGATGTACAGCCCCTGCGCACGGTGCTCCAGGCCAAGGACGTGCTGGCCCTGCAGCGCATCGCCAGTGACCTGCCTCTGGACGATCAGGTGCTCGACTATGCCGTGCGACTGGCCCGGGCCACCCGCAGCTGGCCGGGCCTGAGCCTCGGCGCCGGGCCCCGGGCCTCGATTGCCCTGGTCCGCGGTGCTCGGGCCCGGGCCTTGTTGCGTGGCGGCGAATTCGTGGTTCCGGATGACATCAAGGGCTGCGCCATGGCCGTGCTGCGCCACCGGGTGCGGATCGCCCCGGAGCTGGATATCGAAGGGCTGTCGGTGGAGCAGGTGCTCAAGCAGATGCTCGAACAGATCCCGGCTCCGCGCTTGTGA
- a CDS encoding DUF4350 domain-containing protein: protein MKRYLWGGLALLLILVLGAAGYSLYHHATPYQELVDHGPSPEARANPYLAAEMFLRERGLKVDHANSLEVLASLKPVGNSLLLLGERSNMSPRQVDQVLDWARAGGRLIFVAEALWDEDTEQSGDLLLDRVQIHQQLSEDQEPPVQQDADEAFPKLTKIYLEDEQAPAYVGFDTAFDLSDPDNLAQSWANSATATHMVQLDYGQGSVTVLTDADIWKTPSIGLYDNAWLLWYLNTDTAVTLLFNTDHPSLWQLLWRYFPQALVALALLIGLWLWQAGSRQGPLQAPAPKARRQLREHLRASADFLLRHGGQAPLLQALHLDIRRRARRRHPGFEQLPTEAQWEVLALLSRQPVSTVQQALQPLSGQRLSSADFSHQVAHLQTLRNAL from the coding sequence ATGAAACGCTACCTGTGGGGCGGCCTGGCGCTGTTGCTGATCCTGGTACTGGGCGCTGCCGGCTACTCCCTGTACCACCACGCCACGCCCTATCAGGAACTGGTCGATCACGGCCCGTCTCCCGAGGCCCGGGCCAATCCCTATCTGGCTGCCGAGATGTTTTTGCGCGAGCGCGGCCTCAAGGTCGACCATGCCAACAGCCTGGAAGTACTGGCCAGCCTCAAGCCGGTCGGCAACAGCCTGTTGCTGCTCGGCGAGCGTTCCAACATGAGTCCGCGCCAGGTCGATCAGGTGCTGGACTGGGCCCGTGCCGGCGGCCGGCTGATCTTTGTCGCCGAAGCCCTGTGGGACGAAGACACCGAGCAAAGCGGCGATTTGCTGCTGGACCGGGTGCAGATCCATCAGCAGCTCAGCGAGGATCAGGAGCCGCCGGTACAACAGGATGCCGACGAGGCCTTTCCGAAGCTGACCAAGATCTACCTGGAAGACGAACAGGCCCCGGCCTACGTCGGCTTCGATACCGCCTTTGATCTGTCCGACCCGGACAACCTGGCCCAGTCCTGGGCCAACAGCGCCACGGCCACCCACATGGTCCAGCTCGATTATGGCCAGGGCTCGGTCACCGTACTGACCGATGCCGACATCTGGAAAACCCCGAGTATCGGTCTGTACGACAACGCCTGGCTGCTGTGGTACCTGAATACCGATACGGCGGTGACCCTGCTGTTCAACACCGACCACCCGAGCCTGTGGCAATTGCTCTGGCGCTATTTTCCCCAGGCGCTGGTAGCCCTGGCACTGTTGATCGGCCTGTGGCTGTGGCAGGCCGGCAGCCGCCAGGGTCCGTTGCAGGCACCGGCTCCCAAGGCCCGGCGTCAACTGCGCGAACACCTGCGGGCCAGCGCCGACTTTCTCCTGCGCCATGGCGGCCAGGCGCCATTGCTGCAGGCGCTGCACCTGGATATCCGGCGTCGGGCGCGCCGCCGCCATCCGGGCTTCGAGCAATTGCCCACTGAAGCCCAGTGGGAGGTCCTCGCCCTGCTCAGCCGACAGCCTGTCAGCACGGTGCAACAGGCCCTGCAACCCTTGTCCGGGCAGCGCCTTTCCAGCGCTGATTTCAGCCACCAGGTCGCCCACCTGCAAACACTCAGGAATGCCCTATGA
- a CDS encoding DUF4129 domain-containing protein, translated as MRLSDASVVIRPRTTWEAMDLGVLLSQRHRRLLMTSWAIVSLPVFALLSLLLWQSPSLAVLLFWWLKPAFEPLPLFILSKALFGETPSLGQALRQWPRLLKSQLLASLTWRRFSLSRSFVLPVVQLEGLGGEARQQRLGVLLQRNAGAARWLTLIGMHLEGALWIGLLVLFYLLLPQQVELDWNWQSLVVAAQQDWLWLEHLTNAFYALVLVIWEPIYVACGFSLYLNRRTELEAWDIELVFRRLRQRLSGVAALLLVSGLLLAMPGQAPWAANPNSSVAGPEAPRLLQQPLTSKAAKDSIQGILDKPPFKNQESVTRYRFGEEQTAKKDAKGKPPGWLKSLLDNLDQNRFGNFAKGLEILLWGLLLSALGWLLWRYRDWLRAFVSRRPLPRKKRPAAIPQQLFGLDVSSQSLPADVAAHAQELWASQPREALGLLYRALLCRLLEDFQLPLSVADTEGQVLERIKALQQPSLEAFSRELTTHWQNMAYGHRVPGADLQAQLCDGWRSLFGPGACA; from the coding sequence ATGCGCCTGAGTGATGCCAGTGTGGTGATCCGCCCCCGCACGACCTGGGAAGCCATGGACCTGGGCGTGCTCCTGAGCCAGCGCCACCGGCGCTTGCTGATGACCAGCTGGGCCATCGTCAGCCTGCCGGTGTTCGCCCTGCTGAGCCTGCTGCTGTGGCAGTCGCCCTCCCTGGCGGTGCTGTTGTTCTGGTGGCTCAAGCCAGCCTTCGAGCCCTTGCCGCTATTTATCCTGTCCAAGGCTTTGTTCGGTGAAACCCCGAGCCTCGGCCAGGCCCTGCGCCAGTGGCCGCGCCTGCTCAAATCGCAATTGCTGGCCAGCCTGACCTGGCGCCGCTTCAGCCTGAGCCGCAGCTTCGTCCTGCCGGTGGTACAACTGGAAGGCCTCGGCGGCGAGGCCCGGCAGCAGCGCCTGGGCGTGCTGTTGCAACGCAACGCCGGGGCTGCGCGCTGGCTGACGCTGATCGGCATGCACCTGGAGGGCGCCTTGTGGATCGGCCTGCTGGTGCTGTTCTACCTGCTGTTGCCACAACAGGTCGAGCTGGACTGGAACTGGCAGAGCCTGGTCGTCGCCGCCCAGCAGGACTGGCTGTGGCTGGAACACCTGACTAACGCCTTCTACGCCCTGGTGCTGGTGATCTGGGAGCCGATCTACGTGGCCTGCGGCTTCAGCCTGTACCTCAATCGCCGCACCGAGCTCGAGGCCTGGGACATCGAGCTGGTGTTTCGCCGCCTGCGTCAGCGCCTGAGCGGCGTGGCGGCGCTGCTGCTGGTGAGCGGCCTGCTGCTGGCGATGCCGGGCCAGGCGCCGTGGGCGGCCAACCCCAACAGTTCCGTGGCCGGCCCCGAAGCGCCCCGGTTGTTGCAGCAACCCCTGACCAGCAAGGCGGCGAAGGACAGCATCCAGGGCATCCTGGATAAACCGCCGTTCAAGAATCAGGAATCGGTCACCCGCTACCGCTTCGGCGAAGAGCAGACCGCGAAAAAGGACGCCAAGGGCAAGCCTCCGGGCTGGCTCAAGAGTCTGCTGGACAACCTCGACCAGAATCGCTTCGGCAACTTCGCCAAGGGCCTGGAAATCCTCCTCTGGGGCTTGCTGCTCAGTGCTCTGGGCTGGTTGCTGTGGCGCTACCGCGACTGGCTGCGGGCCTTTGTCAGCCGCCGTCCGCTGCCGCGCAAAAAACGCCCGGCGGCGATCCCCCAGCAACTGTTCGGCCTGGACGTCAGCAGCCAATCCCTGCCCGCCGATGTCGCCGCCCACGCCCAGGAACTGTGGGCCAGCCAGCCTCGGGAAGCACTGGGTCTGTTGTATCGGGCCTTGCTCTGCCGCTTGCTGGAGGACTTTCAACTGCCTCTGAGCGTGGCCGACACCGAAGGTCAGGTGCTGGAACGGATCAAGGCGCTGCAGCAACCGTCCCTGGAAGCCTTCAGCCGCGAATTGACCACCCACTGGCAGAACATGGCCTACGGTCATCGCGTGCCCGGCGCCGACCTGCAAGCACAACTGTGTGATGGCTGGCGCAGCCTGTTCGGTCCGGGAGCCTGCGCATGA
- a CDS encoding stage II sporulation protein M: MKQSLFESRHQAQWQQFEQLLEQLERGRTRGEDCQTFVQDYRRLCQHLALAQERGYSSYLIDPLQQLALRGHQQLYRQRTAISANVLGFILAGFPRLVRQEWRLVLIASLLFFGSLLGIGLLVYLYPELVYSLVSAQQVSEMQSMYDPSGARLGRVAERASSEDWVMFGYYIMHNIGIAFQTFASGLLFGLGSVFFLLFNGLMIGAIAGHLTQIGFGQTFWPFVIGHGAFELSAIALSGAAGLKLGWALIAPGRLRRGDALLQAARISVQLIYGVIVFLLIAAFIEAYWSSMTWPAAWIKYSVGAGLWGLMLAYLTLAGRAPHAPE; encoded by the coding sequence ATGAAACAGAGCCTTTTCGAAAGCCGCCACCAGGCGCAATGGCAGCAGTTCGAGCAACTGCTCGAGCAGCTTGAGCGGGGTCGCACCCGGGGCGAAGACTGCCAGACCTTCGTCCAGGACTACCGCCGCCTGTGCCAGCACCTGGCCCTGGCCCAGGAACGCGGCTACAGCAGTTACCTGATCGATCCATTGCAGCAACTGGCGTTGCGCGGCCACCAGCAACTGTACCGGCAGCGCACCGCCATCAGCGCCAATGTCCTGGGTTTCATACTGGCCGGCTTTCCACGCCTGGTGCGCCAGGAATGGCGCCTGGTTCTGATCGCCAGCCTGCTGTTCTTCGGCAGCCTGCTGGGTATCGGCCTGTTGGTGTACCTCTACCCCGAACTGGTCTACAGCCTGGTGAGCGCGCAGCAGGTATCGGAAATGCAGAGCATGTACGACCCCAGCGGCGCACGCCTGGGACGGGTCGCCGAGCGCGCCTCCAGCGAAGACTGGGTGATGTTCGGCTACTACATCATGCACAACATCGGCATCGCCTTTCAGACCTTCGCCAGCGGTCTGCTGTTTGGCCTGGGCAGTGTGTTCTTCCTGTTGTTCAACGGCCTGATGATCGGCGCCATCGCCGGCCACCTGACCCAGATCGGCTTCGGCCAGACCTTCTGGCCCTTCGTCATCGGCCATGGTGCCTTCGAACTGAGCGCCATTGCCCTGTCCGGTGCGGCCGGGCTGAAGCTGGGCTGGGCGCTGATCGCCCCCGGGCGCCTGAGGCGCGGCGACGCGCTGTTGCAGGCCGCGCGGATCAGCGTGCAACTGATCTACGGGGTGATTGTGTTTCTGCTGATCGCTGCCTTTATAGAAGCCTACTGGTCCTCCATGACCTGGCCCGCGGCCTGGATCAAATACAGCGTCGGCGCCGGCCTGTGGGGCCTGATGCTGGCGTACCTGACCCTGGCCGGACGAGCACCCCATGCGCCTGAGTGA